A single genomic interval of Paenibacillus macerans harbors:
- a CDS encoding WD40 repeat domain-containing protein — protein sequence MKKIKWLLPAAAAAGLLLVSCSPANRPVNGGENAARDASQQESGNASLPASQGEATRVKVAEQGGAQEKMPAQSVKLAKGEFSASRNAKGELVAVPAGLADYSIDYEAVVELEGQTLVMANVFYGDDDVIKVLLSHKTGEDQVKTVWSEGITDTNNRWYNTFIGQLLVKADEERVLFLEPEIIGQGGKYHLSEYNVRTGKIARIREDFWPLPEEYDYIYQYHWDGERMKVFLQSYLGLVRVFDLQGGKDDAPDRLFRVIPHSTTGAPSLFLSPDFERFAHDDESGKVTFYDIKSAALGKIKLSEDKYVPSEKIKWNPSGSIAWMESSPGEHSRIKDIDIDYLSIAPQRIDFYGRDGGALGSIKADAGDDRALDIAGWLDDSTALVKSYRFEPDGSNTYGMAEKEPAYFYYDVHKKEKRPASEADLPEMLPAKARTSWSRMAEPHTSEPQTGVVAERKEIVFPKEP from the coding sequence TTGAAAAAGATAAAATGGCTGCTCCCGGCTGCGGCTGCCGCCGGACTGCTGCTGGTGAGCTGCTCGCCGGCAAACCGTCCGGTTAACGGGGGAGAAAACGCTGCGCGGGACGCGTCCCAGCAGGAGTCAGGGAATGCGTCGTTGCCGGCTAGTCAGGGAGAGGCAACACGCGTAAAAGTAGCTGAGCAAGGTGGAGCACAGGAAAAGATGCCGGCGCAGAGCGTCAAGCTGGCAAAAGGTGAATTTAGCGCAAGCCGGAATGCGAAGGGAGAACTTGTCGCAGTTCCGGCCGGCCTGGCGGATTACAGCATCGACTACGAGGCGGTGGTTGAGCTGGAGGGACAAACGTTGGTGATGGCCAATGTATTTTATGGGGACGATGATGTGATCAAAGTTCTGCTGTCCCATAAAACGGGCGAAGACCAGGTGAAGACCGTCTGGAGCGAGGGGATCACGGACACGAACAACCGCTGGTATAATACGTTTATCGGGCAACTGCTCGTCAAAGCGGATGAGGAGCGGGTGCTGTTTTTGGAGCCGGAAATCATAGGGCAAGGCGGAAAGTATCATCTTTCCGAGTATAATGTGCGGACGGGGAAAATTGCACGGATCAGGGAAGATTTTTGGCCGTTGCCGGAAGAGTATGACTATATTTACCAATACCATTGGGACGGCGAGCGGATGAAAGTATTTTTGCAGAGCTACTTGGGTTTGGTGAGAGTGTTTGATTTGCAGGGCGGGAAAGATGATGCTCCGGACCGGTTGTTCCGGGTGATTCCGCACTCGACGACCGGGGCTCCGTCCTTGTTCCTGTCGCCTGATTTTGAACGGTTTGCTCATGACGATGAGAGCGGAAAGGTGACTTTCTATGATATAAAAAGCGCTGCGCTCGGGAAAATCAAGCTGTCTGAGGACAAGTATGTTCCGTCCGAAAAAATCAAGTGGAACCCGTCCGGTTCGATCGCTTGGATGGAGTCTTCTCCGGGAGAGCATAGCCGGATTAAAGACATCGATATCGACTATTTAAGCATTGCCCCCCAGCGCATTGATTTCTACGGCAGAGACGGGGGCGCTTTGGGATCGATTAAGGCGGATGCGGGGGACGACCGCGCGCTCGATATCGCCGGCTGGCTTGATGACTCCACCGCGCTCGTCAAGTCCTACCGGTTCGAGCCGGACGGCAGCAATACTTATGGGATGGCAGAGAAGGAACCGGCCTATTTCTACTACGATGTTCACAAGAAAGAAAAACGGCCCGCGAGCGAGGCGGATCTGCCGGAAATGCTCCCGGCAAAGGCGCGCACGTCATGGTCGCGAATGGCAGAACCGCATACGTCAGAGCCGCAAACCGGGGTCGTTGCAGAACGGAAAGAAATCGTGTTTCCTAAAGAGCCCTAG